The DNA region AGGCTTTGAATCCAGAAAAAAGCCGCCAGGCGTTCGCCGCGCGTGACCGGCGTGACGCGATGCAGGCTGGCCCCCGGGTAAACGACCAGGTGTCCGGCCGGCAGCTTCACAGTATGCGCGCCATAACTGTCTTCGATGGTCAGTTCACCGCCGTCGTAATCATCGGGATCGTTGAAAAACAGGGTGGCCGAAATGTCGCTGCGCACGCGCTGCGGCGTGCCCGGTATGCCGAAAATAGCGTTGTCGATATGGTTGCCGTAATGCCCACCACCGCTGTAGCGATTGAACCGTGGTGGCAGTACGCGCAAGGGCAGGGTGGCGGAAATGAAGCGCTGGTTCTTGCTTAATGCGTCCAGAATCAAGCCGCCCAGCTTTTGCGCGATGGGGTCGTCCAGGCTCAACTGCAGGTTGTCCTTGGCGTGTACGGCAACATGGCCGGCGGTGCTGCGTCCATCAGTCCAGTTGGCTTGCGCCAGGATTTGACGGCATTGCTGCACTTGAGCCGCGCTAAGGACGTCGGGGATGGTAAGCATCATAAGTTGTCTTCCTGTGGCCGCCATAGCGACAAAGCCCTGAGCCATCGAAACGCATGATGGCGCAGGGCTACTTTAGCAAAGATGCAAGGCGTTGCTTAGAACGTGGCCTCGGCGTTCAGCATCAGCGTGCGTCCACCGCCCGGGATGCCGAACAGTTGGAAGCCGTCCGAGCTGGCCGTGCCCCGTTGCAGGTAGAAGGTGTCGAAGATGTTGTTGACGTTCAGGCGCAAGGCCAGGTTCTTGTTGACCTTGTACCCGACTGCGGCGTTGAACAGCCAGTAGCTGGGCACGTATACGTCGGCTGACTGTCGCCCGCCGGGTGCTCTGTCGCCGGTGTAATTTCCGGCCACGAAGCGGCGCTTGCCCACGTACTGCGCACCCAAGCCGGCATCCCACTGGTGGTCGAAGGCATAGTTGCTCCACAGGTTGAAGGTCATGTCCGGCACGTTTTTCATCTTGCCGCCTTCTTGCCAGGGCTGTTCTGAATTTTCCAGGACCTTGCTGCGCAAGACCGTGAAACCGCCATAGGCTGACCATTTTGGAGTGATGTTGCCGGCCAGGCCAAGCTCGAAGCCGCGCACACGTTCCTTGCCGCTGTGTTGGGTCGTTCTGTTGGGGTTGTCCGGGTCTGTATCAGTCGGATTGCTGCGCTCCACCTGGAAGATGGCGCCGGTAAGCGATAGCTTCTCATCCAACAAATCCCATTTTGTTCCGAGCTCCCAGGTGGAGGCCTTACCTGGAGAGTAGCTGCTGACATCACCATCTTGGTCGCCACCGCCGGTTCGGGATGCCGCCGCCGCGGCTGACGGCTGTGCGGCCTGGCTGTACGACACATAGATGCTGCCGAACTCCACGGGCTTATAGACAAGGCCCAAGCGACCGCTCCATAAACCGTCGCTTTGCTCGAACGGTTGTATACGACCCGCTTCGTCATACCACTTGACCTTGTACTTGTCGTAGCGCAAGCCGGCGGCAATTTCCCATTGTTTGCTCAGGCTGATCTGATCGTAGGCGTAGAGCGCCCAGTTGGTGACTTTGGCGCCGCTCTCGTCGGTGCTGTTCAATCTTGTCCAGTCCCCAGAGTAATGCGTGCTGGGATCCCGTACGTCGATGACGCGGCGACCACTTGCGCCGGCGTATTGGCCATTAATGTCCGGCACCAGGCGACTAAACGGATCTTTCCGATAGCTTTCCTCGTAGAATTCAACACCCGTGACCATCTGATGGCGAACGCTGCCGGTATTGAAATCCAGGTTCAAATCGGTTTGATTGGCGATAATTTCGCCCTTGTAGCCGTTGGCGGAATTCTGAAGGCGGGGGACCGCAAGGTAGCCGGTGGGGTAGGTTTCATTGCCGCTGGCGTCATAGCCCCAATAATCGCTGTTGCCCTTCCTGGCAATAATCTGCCCTTGCGTGGTCCCGCCCGGCGCGTTCAGCAAGCGCCCCCCGGTCGTCATCAGCGTAAAGCGCTTGGTCTCCGACCAGCGGGTTTGATTGCGCACAGACACCTTGTCGTTGAAGTCGTGCTCCAGGCGCAGCATGGCCGTGTTGGTTTCCGTCTCTTCCGTATCGACGTTGTCGAGTTGGCCCCAGTAGTCACGCCCGATACCCCTCATGCGCTTGCCATCGCGACCCAGCGGCACACCCCAGTCGGGGGTGTTCTCGTCCTTCTGGTACGAATAGGCGGCGGTCACCCGAGTATCAGTACCCAGCCCCCAGGACAGCGAAGGCGCGACGCCCCAACGCTCGAAATCGCTATGGCCTCGCCCGGCGATGTCGTTCTCGTGATACATCAGGTTAAGGCGGAAGGCGGTGGTGTCGCCCAACTGATGGTTCAGGTCGGCGGTGGTCCGGCGATAGCTGTCGGTGCCCATTCCGACATTGAAGTCGTAAAAA from Pollutimonas thiosulfatoxidans includes:
- a CDS encoding Fe2+-dependent dioxygenase, with product MMLTIPDVLSAAQVQQCRQILAQANWTDGRSTAGHVAVHAKDNLQLSLDDPIAQKLGGLILDALSKNQRFISATLPLRVLPPRFNRYSGGGHYGNHIDNAIFGIPGTPQRVRSDISATLFFNDPDDYDGGELTIEDSYGAHTVKLPAGHLVVYPGASLHRVTPVTRGERLAAFFWIQSLVREDNRRSILWELDTAIQRIGQDRADSPALPQLTGVYHNLIREWSDT
- a CDS encoding TonB-dependent receptor: MFRQNDIHPPQRYSLLHLAIVAALATPGMAAAQTDVSELAPVRVQGSVPAFKPEAVQSVKFQAPLLDTPQTINIVPSEVLKQQGAQSLQDVLSNVPGITFSAGEGNAGWGDMFTIRGFSAEQSITIDGVRDSALSSRNDIYNMEQAEVYKGTGSIESGVASLGGSVNLVTKTPKLDDFYDFNVGMGTDSYRRTTADLNHQLGDTTAFRLNLMYHENDIAGRGHSDFERWGVAPSLSWGLGTDTRVTAAYSYQKDENTPDWGVPLGRDGKRMRGIGRDYWGQLDNVDTEETETNTAMLRLEHDFNDKVSVRNQTRWSETKRFTLMTTGGRLLNAPGGTTQGQIIARKGNSDYWGYDASGNETYPTGYLAVPRLQNSANGYKGEIIANQTDLNLDFNTGSVRHQMVTGVEFYEESYRKDPFSRLVPDINGQYAGASGRRVIDVRDPSTHYSGDWTRLNSTDESGAKVTNWALYAYDQISLSKQWEIAAGLRYDKYKVKWYDEAGRIQPFEQSDGLWSGRLGLVYKPVEFGSIYVSYSQAAQPSAAAAASRTGGGDQDGDVSSYSPGKASTWELGTKWDLLDEKLSLTGAIFQVERSNPTDTDPDNPNRTTQHSGKERVRGFELGLAGNITPKWSAYGGFTVLRSKVLENSEQPWQEGGKMKNVPDMTFNLWSNYAFDHQWDAGLGAQYVGKRRFVAGNYTGDRAPGGRQSADVYVPSYWLFNAAVGYKVNKNLALRLNVNNIFDTFYLQRGTASSDGFQLFGIPGGGRTLMLNAEATF